CTGCTCTCCACGGGGACGTATTTATCGGCGTCTTCGGCCACGCTCACGACCTCCGCGGCATCGCCTTGCGCGCTCCCGCAGCAAGTGGTATGCCATGGACGGCCCTCGCGGGAGGCTTCGCCTGCGCCTCGGATTCCTGCAGATGCACCCGCGCTTCGGTGACGTCGAAGCGAACGTGACCGCCATCGAGACCGCTCTCGCCGGCGTGCGCGACGCGGTCATCGTTCTCCCTGAGCTGTGCACCACGGGCTACGTCTTCGCCTCCCGCGCCGAAACGAAAGCGCTCGCCGAGCCCGCCGACGGTCCGTCGGTGCAGCGCTTGCGCCGGCTGGCGCGGGCGAACCGACTCGTCCTCTGCTTCGGCATGGCGGAAAAGAGCGGCAGCAAGCTCTACAACAGCGCTGTCACGCTGCTGCCTTCGGGCCGCAGGCATGTCTACCGCAAGGCGCATCTCTTCGACCGGGAAAAGCTGGTCTTCGACACCGCGGCGCCGCGCTTCGCGCCCTTTCGCGCCGGCGTGCCCGTGGGGGTCATGATCTGCTTCGACTGGATCTTCCCGGAGGTCTGCCGCAGCCTGGCGCTCGCCGGTGCGCGGGTGATCCTGCATCCTTCGAACCTCGTGCTGCCGTACTGCCAAGCCGCGATGGTGACACGGGCCGTGGAGAATCGCGTCTTCACCGTCACCTGCAACCGCGTCGGCACCGAGCGGCGAAGCGGGGTGAAACTGCGCTTCACGGGTCAGAGCCGGATCGTCAATCCCAAGGGTCGAGTCCTGGCGCAGGCGGGGGAGGAGGAGAGTTCCCTGCAGGTCGTGGACATCGATCCGGCGGCGGCGGCAGACAAGCACATCACGGCGCGGAACCATCTCTTCCGGGACCGCCGCCCAGGCAGCTATCGCCTGGGCTGACGGTGCGTTCCGCACGTTCCCGACACCAAAGTTAGTTTCCCCGTACCGGCGGGGCAAGATGCTCCGCGCAGCAACGCGGCGCGGAAAGCTCCAGCCGGCGCGGTGCACCGTGGTGTACACCGACGCACACGGCTGCAAGCTTCCTCGCGAGGGCGTGTTGTCCCCCTGGCACATCGCTTGCGTGCCTTGCGCTCCGCCAAGTCTTTCTGCGCCCTGCGAAGGGCGTGTTGATTGCTCCAAGAGCAGAAGGCGGCGAGGCCGTCCGGATCGGCAGGTGTTCTCGATGGACGAAGCGCGGGATTCCAAGCCGAAGTCACCGCATCTCGTGGCGTTGATGGCCTCGGGCTCCATCCTTCTCGCCGGCTTCACCGTCAGCACGTACTGCATGCAGTTGCGTGGTCCCGGCCTGGCAGCGGGAATCAACGCGCACCGGCCGGAGTGGATCGTCCTCGGTGCCGCGCTGCTCGGCCTCGCCATCGCCGTGCACCTCGCGGTGGCGCGGGCGCTTTATGCGGCGCGCGGCGCGGCGAGCGTGCGCGGGGTGCTGCGCCGCGCGCTGGAAGTTCTCGGCACCGCGCCCGAGGTGACGGAAAACAGCGAGGCGTTGCCGCGGGAAGTGCGGGATCTGGTGACCCTGTTCGCCGGCCAACGGGGCCGCGAGCAGGAGCTCGAGCGCGAGCTGCAGGGAGCGCGGCGGGAGATGAAGGATCTGCTGCAACGCCTGGAGCAGAGCAGCGCTCGACGCGAACCGATGCTCGCCGAGGGAGCGAGCGAGCTCGTCGCCCGCGTGGCGCGGGCTTGGAACCAGGCGATGGCGCAGGCGGGGCCGGCGCAGGCTGGGCCCGCGCAGACGGGGCCGGCACCAGCGGCGCCAGCCACGACGATGAACTCACGGCTCGCGGCCCTCGGTGCGTCGATCTCGGCGCTGGACTCACCGTCGGCGGCCCTGGAAGAACCTCTCGCCGCGCTGGACTCGGCGCTCGCCGCCTTGCGCGCGCCCCTCGGTGCGGCGGAGACGGCGCCCGAGGCGCTGGCGGCGGAAGCGACGGTGGAGGACGAGGCGGCGATGGACGACTTCGCGCCCGAACCGCGGTCGGAGCCATTCTCCTTGGGCGTGGCGTCAGAAGCCGCGATGACACCGGAGATCGCCCGGCGGCTGGAAGAGTTGGAGAGCCGCTTCTCCCAACTCCAGAACGAGATGCTCTCCATGCAGCCCTTCGCGCCGGATTCGCCCGTCGTGGAAGCGGTGCCGATGCTGGAGCCGGAGATTCTCCTGGACGAGTCGGCGAGCGCAGCGCCCACCGTGCCGCCGCCCGTACCGCTCTTCCTGGAACCGGACCTGGAGCCAGAACCGGAACCGGAGGTGGAGCCGGAAGTCGAAGCGGAGCTCGAGAGTCCGGATCCAGCCTGGCCCACGTGGCCCGATGCGGCAGGAGCCGGAGGCGCGGCGCCCGAATCCACGCCGGGTCTCTCCCCGGAAGAGGACATTCGTTACGCCCGTTCCGAGGTGGTGCGCCCGGATCAGCCGACGAAGGCCGGCGATTCGGGCTACTTCGAATGGACCGGACAGTCGCGCCAGCAAGGCTCCTGGAGGTTGCGCGACGAGGCCGCGCGCGAGCTGTCGCGAGCGACGGAGGCGAGCCCAGCCGCGAAGCCCGAGGCCAGCGCCGCGGGCACCAGCGTCGTCAAGGGGACCCCGAGCTTCGAAGAACGCTTCCCGCATTTCGTGGGTAAACCGATCGGCAATTTGGACGGGCGCGTGGCCGTGAGCTTCGAGGGCGGCAGCAAACAAGGCGAAAGCTACGGCGCGGACGAGGATCCGGAGGCGAGCGGTGACGCCGGATCCAGGTGGGGCCGCAGGCCAGGTGGAATGGAGCGCCGGGAGTGATGTCGGTGCGGCAGACGGCGGACCTGCAATCCCTGGTGCTGCAAGGAAAGGAGCACCTGCGGAGCCTGCAGGAGATCCTCGGGCGGGGCGAGCCGCCGGAGCGCGCCGCGCTGCAACGGCTGACGCAAGCGACCCGGGCGCTGCGCGGCAGCGCTTCGCTCCTCGGCCTCGACGCCTACCAGTCCTGCCTCGGACGTCTCTTCGCCTTGCTGGAGGATGTGGGGGCCAGCGAGGTGCCCTGGTCGGCGCAACTCGAAGAGCTGCTCGAAGAGGCGCGCCAGTGCGCGCGGAAGTATCTGGAAGCACTCGTCGAGAGCGAGGCGCGCCCGAGCACGGCGGCACTCGAGCGTCTCGAGGAGCGTCTGGCCTCCTGGCGTCGCGAGGCGGCGCGTCGCTTCGAAGAAGCCCCGGGCCGTGCCGATCCGCAACAGGTTGTGTCGCAAAGTGACGTGTCGCAGCGGTGGGTCCAGGATGTCGCCGCTCTGGTGCGGCAAGCACGCGAGCTCCACACGCTCGCGAACGCCGCCCGGGACGAGCGCCTCCACCCGGAGCTGAAGCCGCTGGCGCGAGAACTCCACGCTCTCGCTCGCGCCATGACGGCGCCGCCGGAGGCTGTCGGGACGGCGCCAACCTTCGAGGCTGGCCTGCGGAATCACTGCGAGGGTGTCTTGCGGTCGCTGGTGGAGGCTGCGGCACAGGAGGTGCTGGACGAGGCGCAAGAGCGCGGCTCGCGTCTGGCGATCCGGGCGACTGGATCGCTCGGAGAAGTGGACGACGAGCTGGGCGGCGCCATCCTGGAGATCCTGCGCAACCTGTGGTCGGACAGCTTGCTGCTGCAGCGCGAGCGGGCCGAGGCGCACATCGACTGCGTGTTGCGCGTCGACGAGGACCGCCTGGTGCTCGAGGTACGGGATCCCGACGCCGTGCGCCGCGGCCACGGGGAAGACGACGTCCTCGCCAACTGTCCGGGCTTACGGCGCTCGCGGCCGGTGGTGGAGTCGCTGCAGGGTCTGGTCTGGGTGCAGCCGCAGGACACGCCAGGGTGCCGCTTCCGACTGGCCCTGCCGCGGAGCACCACGCCGAGTGCGTGTCATCTGATTCGGGTGGGTACGCACGCTGTCGCCGTGCCGGCGCCCGCTCTGGAGGCAGTGCACCACGGCGCGGCCTCCCGCGTCCTGCAGGACGGCACCGGTGCCGTCGTGCAGCTGACCGGAGCACGCTATCCCGTCCTGCAGCTGGCGTTCGCGCTGCAAGACCAGAGCTACGAAGAGCGCGAGCGCGAGCTCGTGCTGATCGTGGGGAGCTTCGAGAGGCGCGCGGCGCTCTTCGCCTCGGGGCCTTGCGCCGCGGTGCGCGGTGTCGTGCAACCGGGGCCGGAGGGCCCCTGGCTCGGGACCTTGGAGACCGGCCGGGCCGCGGTGCCCGTGCTCGATGTGGCGGGCCTGCTGGGGCGGCGGCGCGGACCGTCCGCCGGCGGCGCCGGCTGAGAGTAGAAGGAGTGCGGTAGGGCGGGGCAGAGTTCGTGGGTACGTTGTCGATGGTCATTTCAACAGAGGCAGGGGAAGCCATGAGCGAGCTGAAGACGAACGAGTACGCCAACATCTACATCGGCGGTGACGAAGGAACGAACGCCGTCATGACCTCGATGGAGGCGGCAGAGTATCTGAAGATGCACGTCAAGACCGTGTGTCGCTTGGCCAAGGAAGGCAAGATCCCGGCGAAGAAGGTCGGCAGCGAGTGGCGTTTCCTGAAAAACGTCCTCGACAAGTGGCTGTCCGAGGAGATGGGTTGAGCGACGAGGGACAGGAAAATGGGCCGAGAAGAGGCCGCGAGGGGAGTGCGATTCGAGCGACTGCCCTGTGACGACCCGCAGGTTGCCGTCTTCGGGATCGGTGGATCCTTGGGCCCGGCAGCGCGGCCGCATCTCAGCCGTCTCTTCCAGGAGTGCGAGCAGCGGCGGTTGTCGCGTGTGGTCCTCGATCTTTCCGGGGTGCTTTCCCTCGGAGCCGGTGGCGCGCGGCAACTGAACGAGTTCGCTGCCGAGCGGGCGAAGCAGGGCTGGACGACGGCGTTCCTGGTGCGTTCAGCGACGCTGCGGAGCTTCCTCTGTCGTGATCCGGACCTCCAGCCTCCTCCTCTCGCGGACACCTTGGAGGCCGCCTTGAGCGCAGTCGGAACGCGTGGGCCGGAACAGGACGCCCCGCTGGCGCCGCCGTTCCCGCTGAGCGGAGGCCTGGCGAGGCCGACGTCCCCGCTGAGCGCAGGTCGGACGGAGCCAAGGTCCCCGCTGAGCGCAGGTCCGACGGAGCCAAGGTCCCCGCTGAGCGGAGGCACGGCGAAGCCATTGTCACCGCTGCAGCCAAGGTCCCCGCTGAGCGGAGGATTGGCGAAGCCGACATCACCGCCGCAGCCGACGTCCCCGCTGAGCGGAGGATTGGCGAAGCCGACATCACCGCCGCAGCCGACGTCCCCGCTGAGCGGAGGTCCGACGGAGCCAAGGTCCCCGCTGAGCGGAGGATTGGCGAAGCCGTCACCACCGCTGCAGCCAAGGTCCCCGCTGAGCGGAGGATTGGCGAAGCCGACATCACCGCCGCAGCCGACGTCCCCGCTGAGCGGCGGCCTGGCGAGGCCGACGTCCCCGCTGAGCGCAGGTCCGACGGAGCCAAGGTCCCCGCTGAGCGGAGGATTGGCGAAGCCGCCATCGCCGCCGAGCGCGGAGACGGCGCCACGGCGCAGCGAGCCGGAGTTCGATCGCCTCCTCATGGCCATCGGCCTCGGCAAGATCCCGGCGGCCGACCCGAATGCAGCGACCGCCGCGGAACCTTCGGAGGCGGACGTGTTGCAGTCCCTCGAGGCCACCGTGGTGGACCCGCCGCTACGGAGCTTTCCCGCCAGCACTGCACCGCGGGGCATGGCCGACGAAGGCACGGCGGAGCTGCAAGAGCTGGCTAGGCGCTGGGAACTGGCGTTGCGGACCCAGGCGCTGGCCTCGCGGGTGCACGTCTTCGCCTTGCAGCCGGACGGCGCCTACCATCCGATCACCGCAGCCGGTGTCGACTTGGAGCGTGGCCTGCCCTACCACGGGGAGCTGGCGCGGCGGGTGCGGGATCAACCTGGCCCGGCTTTCCTCTTCGATCTCTGCCTCGATCCCCTGACGCCGGAAGAACACGAGCTCGTCGGCGCGCTCAATTGCGAGATCGTGGGGCGGACGGAAGGGGACGATCAGCCCGAGCTCCTGCTCTTCCTCGCCAAGGAAAGGCCCGGCGACGACTACACGCTGGAAGAGCTCGAGGCTCTGGACCGTTGCCTGCGCCAGAGTTCCGCTGCGGTCGCGGCGCCGGCGCCCACTCCCGCACTGCCCCGGCCGGACAACGCCCTGCGCGTCCGCGGGCCCGCCAGCTTCCTCGGCGCCCCGGCGTATCAGGAGAGCGAGCGCGAGCGGCTCTTGCGCCGCAAGATCACCCATCTGCGCGACATCATCGCCATGTCGCGCAGCTTCGACGCGGCCTTCGGCACCTCGAAGCTCCTCGATGTCCTCGTGCTCTCCGTCGTCTCCATCGCCCGTACCGAGACGGTGCTCTACTTCAGCGAGCGCGAGGGGGAGTTCCTTCTCACCCACCACCGCGGCCTCGACCGCGAGGCGCTGGCGGAAATGGCGCTGCGCTCGGATTCCACTCTGGTGCAAGCCGCGCTGCAGAGCGATGACGTGGTGCACCTCGACGGGCACCCGCGGGTCGCCGAGGAAGAACAGATGTGGGCGCGGCAGCACGGTTTCGCCCATGCCCTCGCCTTCCGCGTCTTGGACCGGCCGCTCGGACTCCTCCTCTTGGGCGCCAGCCGTGCCGGCGAGCCCGACTTGGAGATGCTGTCGACCTTGCTCGAGGAGGCGGCGCTCGCCTACGAGCGCGCCCAGCTCTACGAGACGCTGCAGGACCGCACCCTGGGTGTGGTGCGCGGCCTGGTGCGGCTCATCGAAAGCTGCAGCGGCCAGGATGCTGGAGCGACGGAGCGCGTGGTGCGCTACACCCAGGCGCTGGCCCAGGAAGTGCAGGTTCCCGAGGAGTCGTGGCGCGAGCTGGCAT
This is a stretch of genomic DNA from Candidatus Krumholzibacteriia bacterium. It encodes these proteins:
- a CDS encoding nitrilase-related carbon-nitrogen hydrolase, whose product is MDGPRGRLRLRLGFLQMHPRFGDVEANVTAIETALAGVRDAVIVLPELCTTGYVFASRAETKALAEPADGPSVQRLRRLARANRLVLCFGMAEKSGSKLYNSAVTLLPSGRRHVYRKAHLFDREKLVFDTAAPRFAPFRAGVPVGVMICFDWIFPEVCRSLALAGARVILHPSNLVLPYCQAAMVTRAVENRVFTVTCNRVGTERRSGVKLRFTGQSRIVNPKGRVLAQAGEEESSLQVVDIDPAAAADKHITARNHLFRDRRPGSYRLG
- a CDS encoding helix-turn-helix domain-containing protein; translation: MSELKTNEYANIYIGGDEGTNAVMTSMEAAEYLKMHVKTVCRLAKEGKIPAKKVGSEWRFLKNVLDKWLSEEMG
- a CDS encoding HD domain-containing phosphohydrolase, which codes for MAKPPSPPSAETAPRRSEPEFDRLLMAIGLGKIPAADPNAATAAEPSEADVLQSLEATVVDPPLRSFPASTAPRGMADEGTAELQELARRWELALRTQALASRVHVFALQPDGAYHPITAAGVDLERGLPYHGELARRVRDQPGPAFLFDLCLDPLTPEEHELVGALNCEIVGRTEGDDQPELLLFLAKERPGDDYTLEELEALDRCLRQSSAAVAAPAPTPALPRPDNALRVRGPASFLGAPAYQESERERLLRRKITHLRDIIAMSRSFDAAFGTSKLLDVLVLSVVSIARTETVLYFSEREGEFLLTHHRGLDREALAEMALRSDSTLVQAALQSDDVVHLDGHPRVAEEEQMWARQHGFAHALAFRVLDRPLGLLLLGASRAGEPDLEMLSTLLEEAALAYERAQLYETLQDRTLGVVRGLVRLIESCSGQDAGATERVVRYTQALAQEVQVPEESWRELAYGAVLRDIGMLRIDPEILRSSGQLTAEQWETVRRHPLEGAAIMRQMRFGEVAIEVVLHHHEAYNGEGYPSGLRGRAIPLGARLVAVAESYVKMTMDRPYRKALPQVEALESLAENWGLRYDPLIVDALVRVVNRELSMGLDEMELTRDLFGVP